TATAACGGGAGAGGAATGTTGCATCTAACTTTCTAATTGACAGTCACTTATATTAGTTAACATAAGATACATTATGAGAAGTTATGCAAAGTGGTTTTGGCTGTGATGGACGTGCGATGTTTGAATTTCCAACAATTTTCTTTTATCTTTTACTTATGATAAAAAGTGAAAATATTGATTTAAAAACCAGATGGTATGATTACTTTTTTCTGTTAAGGCCCATTTTGTGGGTACCAGTTTGGGTATTCCTTTTCTTAGGATACATGTATGGAGCTCGACTTGAGTTTATGAAGATTCATCTGTTCCTTTCCAGAAAATTTTGGTTTGTTCTGATCTCATATACTTTGCTTATGAGCTCTGTTTATGTGATAAATCAGATTGTGGACAAAGAGTCCGACAGAATCAATGAAAAACTATTTCTCATTCCATATGAAATCATATCTGTTAGAAGTGCGGTAATCGTGTCGGTTTTGCTGGCTTTTTCGAGTTTGATTTTATCCTATTTTTTAGGTGGGTTTGTTTTGTTTTTGTTGTTTTTTGTTTCATTAATTTTGGGTCTTCTTTACTCTTTACCACCATTTCAATTTAAAGCCCGGCCTTTTTTGGATTTTATAATAAATGGCCTCGGATATGCCTTCATAGCCCTCCTTGTGGGTTGGTATACCGCTGAGAACTTAAATTTGCACGCCATTATAGTATCTTTGGGCTATTTTATCCTTGTATGCGCCATCTTTATTAACACTACAATTCCAGACATCCCTGGTGACAAGAAAACAGGCAAAATTACAACAGGGGTATTTTTAGGAAACAGATTGTCTTTAATACTCTCCTCTTCTCTTTTTATCCTTGCTCTCATTTACGCTTTTCTTGAAATGGATTTATTGGTTATCGTTCCGTCTTTACTTGGTGCAATATTCTCGATTCTAGCTTTGTGGGATAACACAGAGGATATGGTTATTACTAAGCTTTCATACCGGGTGCCTTCCTTCATTTTCATTCTTCTCGTATCAATAAAATTTCCAATTTTTTTGGTCATAAACCTTGTTTTGCTTTTTGTGTTAAGGAAATATTATAAAACCCGTTTCGGTTTAGATTACCCAGCAATGCTTGGAAGGTGAAACTATGCTTAGAACGCATACGTGTGGCGAGTTAAATTTATCACATTGTGGGAAAGAAGTCACTCTTGCT
This genomic window from bacterium contains:
- a CDS encoding UbiA family prenyltransferase, which codes for MFEFPTIFFYLLLMIKSENIDLKTRWYDYFFLLRPILWVPVWVFLFLGYMYGARLEFMKIHLFLSRKFWFVLISYTLLMSSVYVINQIVDKESDRINEKLFLIPYEIISVRSAVIVSVLLAFSSLILSYFLGGFVLFLLFFVSLILGLLYSLPPFQFKARPFLDFIINGLGYAFIALLVGWYTAENLNLHAIIVSLGYFILVCAIFINTTIPDIPGDKKTGKITTGVFLGNRLSLILSSSLFILALIYAFLEMDLLVIVPSLLGAIFSILALWDNTEDMVITKLSYRVPSFIFILLVSIKFPIFLVINLVLLFVLRKYYKTRFGLDYPAMLGR